Proteins encoded within one genomic window of Flavobacterium oreochromis:
- the porM gene encoding type IX secretion system motor protein PorM/GldM translates to MAGGNLSPRQKMVNLMYLVFVAMLAMNMSKEVLSAFGLMNERFEGSNQSAKSTNEQMLASLDQKATEAKGEFAMAAATAHKVEAASNKFYSFIDGIKADITKDVALENGKLPYEAMDKGDKLDETWFQGENYTPKGKAVVDAIETYKSDLKNALGSEKKYAHILNEVLNKFDTKDVVKTDGSKDKFLNYHFKGFPSIASLAKLSAWQNDAKKAESDVISAALGKAAVQAASYSNYQAIVVLEKNAYFQGEQVKGKVVLGRYDENTKPTSFQGPGRLENGQAVISTTAGGVGEQNINGQFTFLEDGKTIPLKFAGTYVVVPRPNSATISADKMNVVYRGVPNPISISFAGVADNNVNASAPGMTKTGNGKYILKPGPGTSLMINVSAKLPDGKVVSDKKEFRIKGLPAPTGKVRGEVSAKGSKSNLEVCTVTAEMEDFDFPVDVRVTQFNVKVPGQPTIVVTGNKMDGRAKAAIQKAQRGDVVVISEIKASFSGIDQVAKRVSSCTYEVQ, encoded by the coding sequence ATGGCAGGAGGTAATTTAAGTCCTAGACAGAAGATGGTAAACCTTATGTATTTGGTTTTCGTCGCTATGTTGGCAATGAATATGTCAAAAGAAGTCCTTTCAGCATTTGGTTTAATGAACGAAAGATTTGAAGGGTCTAATCAATCAGCAAAGTCTACTAATGAGCAAATGTTAGCTTCTCTTGATCAGAAAGCTACAGAGGCAAAAGGAGAATTTGCAATGGCAGCAGCAACAGCTCACAAAGTAGAAGCTGCTTCAAATAAATTTTATTCATTCATAGATGGTATAAAAGCAGATATAACAAAAGATGTCGCTTTGGAAAATGGTAAGTTGCCATATGAGGCTATGGATAAAGGTGATAAGTTAGATGAGACGTGGTTTCAAGGAGAAAATTATACTCCTAAAGGAAAAGCAGTCGTTGATGCTATTGAAACGTACAAATCAGATTTAAAAAACGCATTAGGATCAGAGAAAAAATATGCTCATATTTTAAATGAAGTTTTAAATAAATTTGATACTAAAGATGTGGTAAAAACAGATGGTTCTAAAGATAAATTTTTAAATTATCATTTCAAGGGATTTCCCTCTATCGCTTCTTTAGCTAAATTATCAGCTTGGCAAAATGATGCTAAAAAAGCAGAATCTGACGTAATTAGTGCAGCTTTAGGTAAGGCAGCAGTACAGGCAGCATCTTATAGTAATTACCAAGCAATTGTAGTATTAGAAAAGAATGCTTATTTCCAAGGAGAACAAGTTAAAGGAAAAGTAGTGTTAGGTCGTTATGATGAAAATACTAAGCCAACTTCTTTTCAAGGTCCTGGACGTTTAGAAAATGGTCAAGCGGTTATATCAACTACTGCTGGTGGAGTAGGTGAGCAAAATATTAATGGTCAGTTTACATTCTTAGAGGATGGGAAAACAATTCCATTAAAATTCGCAGGAACTTATGTAGTTGTACCTCGTCCTAACTCTGCTACAATTTCAGCAGATAAGATGAATGTAGTTTACCGTGGTGTACCTAACCCAATTTCAATTTCTTTTGCTGGTGTAGCTGATAATAATGTAAACGCATCAGCTCCTGGTATGACTAAAACAGGAAATGGTAAATATATTTTAAAACCAGGTCCTGGTACATCATTAATGATTAATGTAAGTGCAAAGTTACCTGATGGTAAAGTTGTTTCTGATAAAAAAGAATTTCGAATCAAAGGTTTACCAGCTCCTACAGGAAAAGTTCGTGGAGAAGTTTCTGCAAAAGGTTCTAAATCTAACCTAGAAGTATGTACTGTAACTGCTGAGATGGAAGATTTTGACTTTCCAGTAGATGTACGTGTTACACAATTTAATGTTAAAGTTCCAGGCCAACCAACAATAGTAGTTACTGGTAATAAAATGGATGGTAGAGCAAAAGCAGCTATCCAAAAAGCACAAAGAGGAGACGTAGTAGTAATTTCTGAGATCAAAGCATCTTTCTCAGGTATTGATCAAGTTGCTAAACGTGTATCATCTTGTACTTATGAAGTACAATAA
- the porL gene encoding type IX secretion system motor protein PorL/GldL — MAILSPRVMNFAYGFGAAVVIVGALFKLMHWPGASVMLIAGLGTEALIFGLSAFETPAQELDWTLVYPELAGGQPAAKRVKKEEPVEAQGVLSQKLDAMLKEAKIDGELMASLGNSIKNFEGAAKNMAPTVDAIAGQKKYADEMLAAANNMASLNNLYKSQLESASRNAEANQEIAENAAKLKEQMQSMTTNIATLNSVYGGMLSAMSNRG, encoded by the coding sequence ATGGCAATTTTATCACCTAGAGTAATGAACTTCGCATACGGGTTTGGTGCGGCAGTAGTAATCGTTGGAGCTTTATTTAAATTAATGCACTGGCCAGGGGCAAGCGTTATGCTTATTGCTGGTTTAGGTACAGAAGCTTTAATATTTGGTTTATCTGCATTTGAAACACCAGCTCAAGAGTTAGATTGGACTTTAGTTTATCCTGAATTAGCAGGAGGACAGCCAGCTGCTAAGAGAGTGAAAAAAGAAGAACCAGTTGAAGCACAAGGTGTATTATCTCAAAAATTAGATGCTATGCTAAAAGAAGCAAAAATTGATGGTGAATTAATGGCTAGCTTAGGAAATAGTATCAAAAACTTCGAAGGAGCTGCTAAAAATATGGCACCTACAGTAGACGCTATTGCTGGACAAAAGAAATATGCAGATGAAATGTTAGCAGCTGCTAATAACATGGCTTCTTTAAACAATTTATACAAGTCACAGTTAGAAAGTGCTTCACGTAATGCAGAGGCAAACCAAGAAATTGCAGAAAATGCAGCTAAATTAAAAGAACAAATGCAGTCTATGACAACAAATATCGCTACATTAAATAGCGTATATGGAGGTATGTTGTCTGCTATGAGTAATAGAGGATAA
- the porK gene encoding type IX secretion system lipoprotein PorK/GldK, giving the protein MKKFILSAVLVMFLYSCGSKDNGQLVGVKGKAWHPEKPYGMTLVPGGSFIMGKSDDDLANVQDAPTKTVTVRSFYMDETEISNSEYRQFVHWVRDSIVRTKLAIAADELGQKNDGKKSSKGGSIADYAFLDADTTKMSVYDKYMYDNYYSIGTGDDPYSGRKLNKKIPIKWKTSEYPDAYYAEVMDSMYIPAEEAFNGLRTLRSENLKFKYTWMDIQAAAKAKVGKRKEFIKQEEVTIYPDTTVWIKDFAYSYNEPMHNDYFWHQAYGDYPVVGVSWKQAKAFCAWRTLYHNGARKRSHKDNVSAYRLPTEAEWEYAARGGLESGTYPWGGPYAKNDRGCYLANFKPSRGDYAADQALYTVEVDAYEPNDYGLYNMAGNVAEWTDSSYDPTAYEFLSTMNPNVSEQKNMRKVTRGGSWKDVAYFLQVSTRDFEYADSARSYIGFRTIQDYMGTESTGNASK; this is encoded by the coding sequence ATGAAGAAGTTCATTTTATCAGCAGTACTTGTTATGTTTTTATACAGCTGCGGTTCAAAAGACAATGGCCAGCTTGTTGGTGTTAAGGGAAAGGCTTGGCATCCTGAGAAACCTTATGGGATGACATTGGTTCCAGGAGGGTCTTTTATTATGGGTAAATCAGATGACGATTTAGCTAATGTTCAAGATGCACCAACAAAAACAGTAACTGTACGTTCATTTTATATGGATGAAACTGAAATATCAAACAGTGAGTATCGTCAGTTCGTACATTGGGTGAGAGACTCTATTGTTAGAACAAAGTTGGCAATAGCGGCTGATGAGTTAGGTCAGAAGAATGACGGAAAAAAATCCTCAAAAGGAGGTAGTATAGCAGATTATGCTTTTTTAGATGCTGATACAACTAAAATGTCAGTTTATGATAAGTATATGTATGATAACTATTATAGTATCGGTACAGGAGATGATCCATACTCAGGAAGAAAATTAAATAAGAAAATTCCAATCAAATGGAAAACTAGTGAATATCCTGATGCTTATTATGCAGAAGTAATGGATTCTATGTATATTCCTGCAGAAGAAGCTTTCAATGGTTTGAGAACATTACGTTCTGAAAACTTAAAATTCAAGTATACTTGGATGGATATTCAAGCAGCAGCTAAAGCTAAAGTAGGTAAGCGTAAAGAATTTATCAAACAAGAAGAGGTAACTATCTATCCTGATACAACAGTATGGATTAAAGACTTCGCTTATTCTTATAATGAACCAATGCACAATGATTATTTTTGGCATCAAGCTTATGGCGATTACCCTGTAGTAGGAGTTTCTTGGAAACAAGCAAAAGCTTTTTGTGCGTGGAGAACCTTATACCATAACGGAGCAAGAAAAAGATCTCATAAAGATAATGTAAGTGCTTATCGTTTACCGACAGAAGCTGAATGGGAATATGCAGCTCGTGGAGGTCTAGAATCAGGAACCTATCCTTGGGGAGGACCTTATGCGAAAAATGATAGAGGGTGCTATTTAGCTAACTTTAAACCATCTCGTGGAGATTATGCAGCTGATCAAGCTTTATATACTGTTGAAGTTGATGCGTATGAACCAAATGATTATGGTTTGTACAATATGGCAGGTAACGTAGCGGAATGGACAGACTCTTCTTATGATCCAACAGCTTATGAATTTTTGTCTACAATGAATCCAAATGTTTCGGAACAAAAAAATATGCGTAAAGTAACACGTGGAGGTTCTTGGAAAGATGTAGCGTATTTCTTACAGGTAAGTACTCGTGATTTTGAATATGCAGATTCAGCTAGAAGTTACATAGGTTTCCGTACTATTCAAGATTATATGGGTACAGAATCAACAGGTAACGCATCAAAATAA
- the topA gene encoding type I DNA topoisomerase produces the protein MAKNLVIVESPAKAKTIEKFLGKDFQVESSFGHIADLPSKEMGVDIENKFKPKYEVSSDKKALVKKLKDLSKTAEMVWLASDEDREGEAIAWHLAEELKLDQSKTKRIVFHEITKTAIQKAIENPRTINYDLVNAQQARRVLDRLVGYELSPVLWKKVKSGLSAGRVQSVSVRLIVEREREIQNFKSEATYSISAEFANQQGKTFKAKLPKNFATKEDAEKFLQQNIGSNYKVSDLETKPTKKSPAAPFTTSTLQQEAARKLYMPVGITMQVAQRLYEAGLITYMRTDSVNLSQEAMGAAQAEISNYYGAEFSQPRNYATKSKGAQEAHEAIRPTDMARHTVDLDRDQSRLYDLIWKRTIASQMSDAQLERTNVKIQAHNHQEIFVATGEVIKFEGFLKVYLEGNDDEDEKEEGMLPALKVNEALKNNYITAIERFSRPSARYTEASLVKKLEELGIGRPSTYAPTISTIINRNYVEKGNFEGAERRYNQLTLRNEQIKAEILSENVGSDKGKLVPTDIGTIVNDFLVKNFETILDYNFTAKVEQDFDEIAVGNKEWENMMDDFYKHFHPNVQDVEKNAERESGERILGVDPKTGKPVSVRLGKFGPMVQIGNADDEAKQFASLRTEQNIGTVSLEEALDLFLLPKMLGEYNGEEIEVNNGRFGPYVRFGKTFISLPKGEDPLDVTLDRAKQLIDEKNKADAPIGQYQGIDVQKGVGRFGPFIKWNGMFINVNKKYNFDHLSSSDITELIEDKLQKESEKIIHNWEIEGIRVEKARWGRSVILKGKIKIELSKDVDASKLTLEKVQEMIDAKAPAKKAATKKRHLKKQQSKKVNNGV, from the coding sequence ATGGCAAAGAATTTAGTAATCGTAGAGTCGCCTGCAAAGGCGAAAACTATAGAAAAATTTTTAGGAAAAGACTTTCAAGTTGAATCAAGTTTTGGGCATATAGCCGATTTACCTTCAAAAGAAATGGGGGTAGATATAGAAAATAAGTTCAAACCTAAATATGAAGTTTCTTCTGATAAGAAAGCTTTAGTGAAAAAACTAAAGGATTTGTCTAAAACTGCTGAAATGGTTTGGTTGGCATCCGATGAAGACCGCGAGGGAGAGGCGATTGCATGGCACTTAGCGGAAGAGTTAAAATTAGACCAATCTAAGACAAAACGCATCGTCTTTCATGAAATTACAAAAACAGCTATTCAAAAAGCAATAGAGAATCCAAGGACTATTAATTATGATTTAGTTAATGCACAACAGGCTCGTCGTGTCTTAGATCGTTTAGTAGGATATGAATTATCACCTGTTTTATGGAAAAAGGTTAAAAGTGGTTTGTCTGCGGGACGTGTTCAATCCGTTTCCGTACGTTTAATTGTAGAACGTGAGCGTGAGATTCAAAACTTTAAATCTGAAGCAACGTATAGTATTTCAGCTGAATTTGCTAATCAACAAGGAAAAACGTTTAAAGCAAAACTCCCTAAAAACTTTGCAACAAAGGAAGATGCTGAGAAGTTTTTACAACAAAATATAGGTTCTAACTATAAAGTTTCGGATCTAGAAACAAAGCCTACTAAAAAGTCACCAGCCGCACCCTTTACTACTTCAACTTTACAACAGGAAGCCGCTCGTAAATTGTATATGCCTGTAGGAATTACTATGCAAGTAGCACAACGTTTGTATGAAGCAGGATTAATTACCTATATGAGAACGGATAGTGTAAATCTATCTCAAGAAGCAATGGGGGCTGCACAAGCTGAAATTTCTAATTATTACGGAGCTGAATTTAGTCAACCTCGTAATTATGCTACTAAATCTAAAGGTGCTCAAGAGGCTCACGAAGCTATTCGTCCTACTGACATGGCACGTCATACAGTTGATTTAGATAGAGATCAGTCCCGTTTATACGATTTGATCTGGAAACGTACTATTGCTTCACAGATGAGTGATGCACAACTAGAACGTACTAATGTAAAAATTCAAGCTCATAATCATCAGGAAATTTTTGTAGCTACAGGAGAAGTTATCAAGTTTGAAGGTTTCTTAAAAGTATACTTAGAAGGAAATGATGATGAAGATGAAAAAGAAGAAGGTATGTTGCCTGCTCTGAAAGTAAATGAAGCTTTAAAAAATAATTATATTACCGCTATTGAACGTTTTTCAAGACCATCTGCTCGTTATACAGAGGCTTCTTTAGTGAAAAAACTTGAAGAATTAGGAATTGGTCGTCCATCTACTTATGCACCTACTATTTCAACTATTATTAACAGAAATTATGTTGAAAAAGGAAATTTTGAAGGAGCTGAACGTAGATATAATCAATTAACATTAAGAAATGAGCAAATAAAGGCAGAAATTTTGTCAGAAAATGTGGGATCTGATAAAGGAAAATTAGTGCCAACAGATATTGGAACAATTGTAAATGATTTTCTAGTTAAAAACTTTGAAACCATTTTAGATTATAACTTTACAGCAAAGGTGGAACAAGATTTTGATGAAATTGCTGTAGGAAATAAAGAATGGGAAAATATGATGGATGATTTTTATAAACATTTTCATCCAAATGTTCAAGATGTTGAAAAAAATGCTGAACGTGAAAGTGGCGAAAGAATTTTAGGAGTTGATCCTAAAACAGGTAAACCAGTTTCAGTTCGTTTAGGTAAATTTGGACCTATGGTTCAAATAGGAAATGCTGATGATGAGGCTAAACAGTTTGCCAGTTTGCGAACTGAACAAAATATAGGAACTGTTAGTTTAGAAGAAGCTTTAGATCTATTTTTATTACCTAAAATGTTAGGAGAATATAATGGTGAAGAAATAGAAGTGAATAATGGAAGATTTGGTCCTTATGTAAGATTTGGAAAGACCTTTATATCATTACCTAAAGGCGAAGACCCATTAGATGTAACACTAGACAGAGCAAAACAACTAATCGACGAAAAAAATAAAGCAGATGCTCCTATAGGTCAATATCAAGGGATCGATGTTCAAAAAGGAGTAGGACGTTTTGGACCATTTATAAAATGGAATGGAATGTTTATTAATGTTAATAAAAAATATAATTTTGATCATCTCTCTTCTTCTGATATAACAGAGTTAATAGAAGATAAATTACAAAAAGAAAGTGAAAAAATAATTCATAATTGGGAAATAGAAGGTATCCGAGTTGAAAAAGCCAGATGGGGGCGTTCAGTAATTCTAAAAGGAAAAATTAAGATTGAGCTCTCTAAAGATGTAGATGCTTCTAAGTTAACTTTGGAAAAAGTTCAAGAAATGATTGACGCAAAAGCACCTGCAAAAAAAGCTGCAACAAAAAAACGACACCTAAAAAAACAACAGTCAAAAAAAGTAAATAATGGTGTTTGA
- the miaB gene encoding tRNA (N6-isopentenyl adenosine(37)-C2)-methylthiotransferase MiaB — protein sequence MEKVIDENKQGTSLVLEQNQQNTKKMFIESYGCQMNFSDSEIVASILTEQGYNTTQNLEEADLVLVNTCSIRDKAEQTVRKRLEQYNAIKKINPTMKVGVLGCMAERLKEKFLEEEKIVDLVVGPDAYKDIPNLLSEVEEGRDAINVILSKEETYGDIQPVRLNSNGVNAFVSITRGCDNMCTFCVVPFTRGRERSREPQSIIEEIQDLWNKGYKEVTLLGQNVDSYLWYGGGLKKDFDKASEIQKATAVDFAQLLDMCANKFPKMRFRFSTSNPQDMHLEVIETMAKHHNICKYIHLPVQSGSTRILKEMNRQHTREEYLTLVDKIYEIIPEISLSQDMIAGFPTETEEDHQDTLSLMEHCKYDFGFMFAYSERPGTLAARKMEDDIPEEVKKRRLNEIIDLQQKLGLQRTQRFIGQIVEVLVEKDSKRSDQHWSGRNSQNTVVVFPKENYKSGDFVLVKITDCTAATLIGEAVGYSEIMQ from the coding sequence ATGGAAAAGGTAATTGACGAAAACAAACAAGGAACAAGCTTGGTTTTAGAACAGAACCAGCAAAATACAAAAAAGATGTTCATAGAGAGTTATGGATGTCAAATGAACTTTTCGGATAGTGAAATTGTAGCCTCTATCTTAACGGAACAAGGATATAATACAACACAAAATCTTGAAGAAGCTGATTTAGTTTTAGTAAACACTTGCTCCATTAGAGATAAAGCTGAGCAAACCGTCCGTAAACGTTTAGAACAATATAATGCCATCAAAAAAATAAATCCTACTATGAAAGTAGGTGTTTTAGGCTGTATGGCAGAACGTTTAAAAGAAAAATTCCTAGAAGAAGAAAAAATTGTAGACTTAGTTGTAGGACCAGATGCCTATAAAGATATTCCAAATTTATTAAGCGAAGTAGAGGAAGGTAGAGATGCTATTAATGTTATCTTGTCTAAAGAGGAGACCTATGGAGACATTCAACCAGTTCGCTTAAATAGTAATGGGGTAAATGCGTTTGTTTCGATCACACGTGGATGTGATAATATGTGTACGTTTTGTGTGGTTCCTTTTACCCGTGGTCGCGAACGTAGTCGTGAACCACAAAGTATCATAGAAGAAATCCAAGATTTATGGAACAAAGGATATAAAGAAGTTACTTTATTAGGTCAAAATGTAGATAGCTACCTTTGGTATGGAGGCGGTTTAAAAAAGGATTTCGACAAAGCGAGCGAGATACAAAAAGCGACTGCTGTTGACTTTGCACAATTACTAGATATGTGTGCAAATAAATTTCCTAAAATGCGATTTCGTTTTTCTACTTCTAATCCACAGGATATGCACTTAGAAGTAATTGAAACAATGGCAAAACACCATAACATCTGTAAATATATTCACTTACCTGTACAATCAGGAAGCACACGTATTTTAAAAGAAATGAATCGCCAGCATACCCGTGAAGAATATTTAACACTTGTTGACAAAATTTATGAAATCATACCTGAAATTTCTTTATCACAAGATATGATAGCTGGTTTTCCTACAGAAACAGAAGAAGACCACCAAGACACTTTAAGTTTAATGGAACATTGTAAATATGATTTCGGATTCATGTTTGCTTATTCTGAAAGACCAGGAACTTTAGCGGCTCGTAAAATGGAAGATGATATTCCAGAGGAAGTTAAAAAACGTCGTCTAAATGAAATTATTGATTTACAACAAAAGTTAGGCTTACAACGTACTCAACGCTTCATAGGACAAATAGTAGAGGTTCTAGTTGAAAAAGATTCAAAACGTTCGGATCAACATTGGAGCGGAAGAAACTCTCAAAATACAGTTGTCGTTTTCCCTAAAGAGAATTATAAATCTGGAGATTTCGTTTTAGTCAAAATTACGGATTGTACTGCTGCTACTTTGATAGGTGAAGCCGTAGGCTATTCTGAGATTATGCAATAA
- a CDS encoding sigma-54 interaction domain-containing protein, with protein sequence MESVQTIKQRFEIIGNDPKLNRALEKAIQVAPTDISVLVIGESGVGKESIPKIIHALSHRKHGKYIAVNCGAIPEGTIDSELFGHEKGAFTGATNTREGYFEVADGGTIFLDEVGELPLTTQVRLLRVLENGEFIKVGSSQVQKTNVRIVAATNVNMQEAISKGKFREDLYYRLSTVEIGLPALRERKEDIHLLFRKFASDFAQKYKMPPIKLEDNAIQYLLKYRWGGNIRQLRNVAEQISVLETNRDISVNTLMSYIPNEGSNLPQIVGQKSESDFSSEREILYKILFDMKADLNDLKKLTLELMQNGSSKVQEANKGLIQRIYGQKEETNPYFEEETTLQPIANTTHIQDEFEDEDDDSNYIFAHTIEEEEDSLRLDQKEIELIKKALERNKGKRKAAADELGISERTLYRKIKQFDL encoded by the coding sequence ATGGAATCTGTTCAAACCATAAAACAACGATTTGAGATCATTGGTAACGATCCGAAATTAAATCGAGCTCTTGAAAAAGCTATTCAAGTAGCTCCGACTGATATTTCTGTATTAGTTATTGGTGAAAGTGGAGTAGGTAAAGAAAGTATTCCTAAAATCATACATGCCTTATCTCATCGAAAACATGGAAAATACATCGCTGTAAACTGTGGTGCTATACCTGAAGGCACAATAGATTCTGAACTATTTGGTCATGAAAAAGGAGCTTTTACAGGTGCTACTAATACTCGCGAAGGCTATTTTGAAGTAGCTGATGGAGGAACGATTTTCTTAGATGAAGTAGGCGAATTACCATTAACAACACAAGTTCGTCTACTGCGTGTATTAGAAAATGGCGAATTTATAAAAGTAGGTTCTTCTCAGGTACAAAAAACAAATGTAAGAATTGTTGCTGCTACTAATGTTAATATGCAAGAAGCTATTTCTAAAGGTAAATTCAGAGAGGATCTTTATTATCGTTTAAGCACAGTTGAAATAGGACTTCCTGCATTACGCGAACGAAAAGAAGATATCCATTTACTATTCAGAAAATTTGCTTCTGATTTTGCTCAAAAATACAAAATGCCTCCTATAAAATTAGAAGACAATGCTATACAATACTTATTAAAATACAGATGGGGTGGTAATATTCGTCAATTACGTAACGTAGCTGAACAAATATCTGTTTTAGAAACGAATCGAGATATTTCTGTTAATACTCTAATGTCTTATATCCCTAACGAAGGAAGTAATTTACCTCAAATTGTAGGTCAAAAATCAGAAAGCGATTTTTCATCAGAAAGAGAAATTTTATACAAAATTCTTTTTGACATGAAAGCAGACCTAAACGATCTTAAGAAATTGACTCTAGAATTAATGCAAAACGGAAGCTCTAAAGTACAAGAAGCTAACAAAGGGCTGATTCAGCGTATTTATGGTCAAAAAGAAGAAACAAATCCATACTTTGAGGAAGAAACAACACTTCAACCTATCGCTAACACGACACATATACAGGATGAGTTTGAAGATGAAGATGATGACAGCAATTATATCTTTGCTCATACTATTGAAGAAGAGGAGGATTCATTACGATTAGATCAAAAAGAAATTGAGTTAATTAAAAAAGCCCTAGAACGAAATAAAGGCAAACGAAAAGCTGCTGCTGACGAATTAGGTATATCAGAAAGAACCTTATATCGAAAAATTAAACAATTTGATTTATAA
- a CDS encoding LptE family protein: MKQLKHILFLFSLLTLSSCGIYNFTGTGKIDAKTFQVNTFQNVSELIEPGIERKFTLRLQDLIQNQTNLNLTSTNGDLVYEGEIVDYRISPMTATANLTAAQNRLSITINLRFSNKNKSGENFEKKFSFYYDYPAAEQLTGGKLQTALDEIFERITQDMFNETLAKW; encoded by the coding sequence ATGAAACAATTAAAACATATACTTTTTCTCTTTTCCCTACTAACACTATCTTCCTGTGGCATCTATAACTTTACAGGAACTGGTAAGATAGACGCTAAAACATTTCAAGTAAATACATTTCAAAATGTTTCAGAACTTATCGAACCTGGAATTGAGAGAAAATTTACCTTACGATTACAAGATTTAATTCAAAATCAAACAAACTTGAATCTAACCAGTACAAATGGTGATTTAGTATATGAAGGAGAAATAGTAGATTACCGTATAAGTCCTATGACCGCTACTGCTAATCTAACTGCTGCACAAAACAGACTTTCAATTACAATCAATCTCCGATTTTCAAACAAGAATAAATCAGGAGAAAATTTTGAAAAGAAGTTTTCTTTTTATTATGATTACCCCGCAGCAGAACAATTAACAGGAGGTAAATTACAAACAGCTTTAGATGAAATATTTGAAAGAATTACGCAAGACATGTTTAATGAAACATTAGCTAAATGGTAA
- a CDS encoding tetratricopeptide repeat protein, protein MNTTELTSLLNSPNTITHLQCSDLESVLKEYPYFQSARSLYLKGLHIQDNFKYNTALKLTAAHTIDRTVLFDFITNKNFAQELDFTKNISVKDVFETINEINEIPTAVESITKEIELPEDIIDLDLPKEAEIQNSISDEEKLELSVLNSIIIANETTDNQTENIIIEESISLENPLEKSILSSITESSQSSNNIEIPTSPNPSIRERISWLEDTIDLEQKQEIEIYLDKPIILDDNKTLSFQEWLLLSKTTPIERSENNIIIENQESVVRTVEENQIKDISTTTSSLTSKELEITEKTEKDINSKMDLIDKFIHNNPKISPPKDNIPVPNYITKKNDSPYLMTETLAKIYLEQKKYTKAIQAYEILILKYPEKSSLFADRILDIKDLQQNNNR, encoded by the coding sequence ATGAATACAACAGAACTTACCTCTTTATTAAACAGCCCTAATACAATTACTCATTTGCAATGTAGTGATCTAGAGTCTGTATTAAAAGAATACCCTTATTTTCAAAGCGCTAGAAGCCTTTACTTAAAAGGGTTACACATTCAAGACAACTTTAAGTATAATACTGCTTTAAAACTTACAGCTGCTCACACAATTGACAGAACGGTACTTTTTGATTTTATTACTAACAAAAATTTCGCTCAAGAACTAGATTTCACAAAAAACATATCAGTCAAAGATGTTTTTGAAACCATTAATGAAATAAACGAAATTCCAACAGCAGTAGAAAGTATCACTAAGGAGATTGAACTACCAGAAGACATCATAGACCTAGACCTTCCTAAAGAAGCAGAAATACAAAATAGCATCTCAGATGAAGAAAAGTTAGAACTTTCTGTATTAAATTCTATTATTATAGCGAATGAAACAACAGACAATCAAACAGAAAACATTATTATAGAAGAATCTATTTCATTAGAAAATCCTTTAGAAAAATCTATTTTGTCATCCATAACAGAATCATCTCAATCTAGTAATAACATTGAAATTCCTACATCTCCTAATCCTTCAATTAGAGAAAGAATCTCTTGGTTAGAGGACACCATTGATTTAGAGCAAAAACAAGAAATAGAAATTTATCTCGATAAACCTATCATACTAGATGATAATAAAACACTTTCATTTCAAGAATGGCTTCTTTTATCTAAAACAACTCCTATTGAAAGGTCTGAAAACAATATTATCATAGAAAATCAAGAATCTGTAGTGAGAACAGTTGAAGAAAATCAAATTAAAGATATTTCTACAACAACTTCTTCCCTAACAAGCAAAGAATTAGAGATAACAGAAAAAACGGAAAAAGATATAAATTCAAAAATGGATTTGATTGATAAATTCATTCACAATAATCCGAAAATTTCACCTCCAAAAGATAATATTCCTGTTCCAAACTATATCACTAAAAAGAATGACAGTCCCTATTTAATGACTGAAACTTTAGCAAAAATTTATTTAGAGCAAAAAAAATATACAAAAGCAATACAAGCTTATGAAATTTTAATTTTGAAATATCCAGAAAAAAGTAGTTTATTTGCAGACAGAATTTTGGATATAAAAGATTTACAACAAAATAACAATAGATAA